One window of the Scyliorhinus torazame isolate Kashiwa2021f chromosome 24, sScyTor2.1, whole genome shotgun sequence genome contains the following:
- the LOC140400032 gene encoding histone H2B-like, translated as MADEKKPTSKPASKKGAKKVIKKPAVKGGKKRRKSRKESYSIYIYKVMKQVHPDTGISSKAMSIMNSFVNDIFERIAGEASRLAHYNKRSTISSREIQTAVRLLLPGELAKHAVSEGTKAVTKYTSSK; from the coding sequence atggctgacgagaagaaaccaacatcgaaaccagcttccaagaagggagccaagaaagtcattaagaaaccggcagtaaagggcggcaagaagcggcgaaagtcgagaaaggagagttactccatctacatctacaaagtgatgaagcaggttcaccccgacaccggcatctcctccaaggccatgagcatcatgaactcgttcgtcaacgatattttcgagcgcatcgcgggtgaggcttcccgcctggcccattacaacaagcgcagcaccatcagctcccgggagatccagaccgccgtgcgcctgctgctgcccggggaactggccaagcacgccgtgtcggaagggacaaaggcggtgaccaagtacaccagctccaagtaa